A stretch of DNA from Bradyrhizobium algeriense:
GCGAAAATCGAGGTCGCCTTCGGCGATGACGTTGCCGCTTTTGAGCGGCACTTCAACGGCGGTGGCGACCGATTTCAGCGTGACGCCGGCGCAGGCGACGAGGGCTTCCAGCAGCATGTCGCCGGAGCAGAGTTCGAGGCCGGAGCCGCCGGTGGCGGGGTGGAGGCCAGCTACCGCCAGCGCACGGCCGGTCTCGACCTTGCAGGCGATGCCTTCATTGTCGATCGAGCCTTTGGCTTTGAGGGTGATGACGGCGGCCGAGGGATCGGACTTGTAACGTTCCTTGATCGGGGCCTGCATCGCGCGAAGTTCGGCGGCGTCCATTTTGTTCTCCCGACTTTTGTTTGTGCACCGGATATAAAGCGCTATCGACGCGCTGTCATCCCGAGCCGCTGGTCATCGACACGCCGCGTCGGAAATCCGCGTTTTTCCAACAGCTTATGGCTGGCATTCGCGGCGGCGGCAGCATAGCTTTGATCCGACCGTACAATCCACCGTGACAGCCTTTGTGCCGTCCGTTATCGGGTAGCCATGGACAGCATCGTGATTGAGGCCCCCTCGGGGGAAGATGAACGTTTCGATACCGCGCGGATCACCGCGGCGGTCGATGCGCTGGCCGAAAAACATGCCGGCCGCGAGGACGTGTTTCGCTCGGCGCTGGCGCAGCTCCTGAAGGCCGAGATGATCGCGGCGCGCGCGACCGCGCAGGGCGTGCTGCTCAGGGATCGCCACGGCCGCCGCTGCGCGGAGCGGCTCTGCTTCATGCAGGACGAAATCATCCGCATCCTCTACTCTGCCGCCACGCGGCATCTCTATCGCTCACATGTGCCCTCCGGCGCCGAGCGCATGGCCGTGGTCGCCACCGGCGGTTACGGCCGCGGCCTGATGGCGCCGGAATCCGACATCGATCTGTTGTTCATCCTGCCCTACAAGCAGACCGCCTGGGGCGAGCAGGTCGCGGAAGCCATTCTCTATTGCCTGTGGGACATGGGATTGAAAGTCGGCCACGCCACGCGCTCGGTCGACGAATGCATCCGCCAGGCGCGCGGCGACATGACGATCCGCACCGCGATCCTGGAGACGCGGTTTTTGACCGGCGACCAGCCGCTCTATGACGAACTGGTCGCCCGCTTCGACAAGGACGTCGTGCAGGGCACCGCTTCCGAATTCGTCACCGCGAAGCTCGCCGAGCGCGAAGAACGCCACCGCCGCGCCGGGCAATCGCGCTATCTGGTCGAGCCCAACGTCAAGGACGGCAAGGGCGGCTTGCGCGACCTGCACACGCTGTTCTGGATCGCGAAATACGTCTACCGCGTGCGCGAGACCGGCGAACTGGTCGAGCGCGGCGTGTTCGACGCGCAGGAGTACCGCACCTTCCGCCGCTGCGCCGATTTCCTGTGGTCGGTGCGCTGCAATTTGCATTTCGTCTCGGGGCGCGCCGAAGAGCGGCTGTCGTTCGACATGCAGCGCGAGATCGCGGTGCGGCTCGGCTACACCTCGCATCCCGGCATGCAGGATGTCGAACGCTTCATGAAGCACTACTTCCTGGTCGCCAAGGACGTCGGCGATCTGACCGCGATCCTGTGCGCCAAGCTGGAAGAGGAACAGGCCAAACCCGCGCCGGTCTTGAGTCGCATGGTGGCGCGGCTGCGGCCGGGCACCAAGCGGCGGCGGGTGCCCGACAGCGACGACTTCATCATCGACAACAACCGCATCAACCTCGCCGCGCCCGACGTCTTCAAGCACGACCCGGTCAATCTGATCCGGATCTTCCGCCTCGCGCAGACGAACAACCTCGCCTTCCACCCCGACGCGATGCGCACGGTGACGCGCTCGTTGAAACAGGTGAACTCCCAGCTTCGCGAAAATCCGGAAGCCAACCGGCTGTTCATGGAGATCCTGACGTCCGACAACGCGGAGACCGTGCTGCGGCGCATGAACGAGACTGGCGTGCTCGGTCACTTCATCCGCGCCTTCGGCAAGATCGTGTCGATGATGCAGTTCAACATGTACCACCATTATACGGTGGACGAGCATCTGATCCGCTGCATAGGCCACCTGCAGGAGATCGAGCGCGGCGGCAATGACGAGTTCACGGTCGCGAGCGACCTGTTCCGCAAGATTCAACCCGAGCATCGCGCGGTGATCTACATCACCACGCTGCTGCACGACGTCGCCAAGGGCCGGCTTGAGGATCACTCGATCGCCGGCGCCAAGGTGGCGCGGCGATTGTGCCCGCGGCTCGGTTTCAGCACCGCCGATACCGAGCTGGTGGCATGGCTGATCGAAGAACATCTCACAATGTCGACGGTGGCGCAGTCGCGCGATCTCTCCGACCGCAAGACGATCGAGAATTTTGCCGCCGTCGTGCAATCCGTCGAGCAGATGAAGCTTTTGACCATCCTGACCACCGCCGACATCAGGGGCGTCGGCCCCGGCGTGTGGAACGGCTGGAAGGCGCAGCTGCTGCGCACGCTGTATTATGAGACCGAGCCGGCGCTGACCGGCGGCTTCTCGGAAGTGAACCGCGCGCAGCGCATTGCGGTAGCACAATCCGAATTCCGCGCCGCGTTCAACGAGTGGCCGGAAGCTGAGCTCAACGCCTATATCGGGCGGCACTATCCCGCCTACTGGCTCAAGGTCGAGCTGCAACGCAAGATCCGCCAGGCGCGCTTCATCCGCGCCAGCGAACAGGCCGGACATCAGCTCGCGATCAATGTCGGTTTCGACGAGGCGCGCGGCGTCACCGAGCTGACGATACTCGCGACCGACCATCCGTGGCTGCTGTCGATCATTGCGGGCGCCTGCGCCTCGGCCGGCGCCAATATCGTCGACGCGCAGATCTACACGACCACCGATGGCCGCGCGCTCGACACCATCGCGATATCAAGGGAATACGACCGCGACGAGGACGAGGGACGGCGCGCGACCCGCATCGGCGAGATGATCGAGCAGGTGCTGGAAGGTAAATTGCGGCTGCCCGAAGTGGTGGCCCGCAAGGCGGCCAACCGCGGCAAGGTGCGCGCGTTCGTGGTCGAGCCTGAAGTGACCATCAACAATCAGTGGTCGGACCGCTACACCGTGATCGAGGTCTCCGGCCTCGACCGCCCCGGCCTGCTGTATCAGCTGACGACCGCGATCTCGAAGCTCAACCTCAATATTGCGTCGGCCCATGTCGCGACCTTCGGCGAACGCGCCCGCGACGTGTTCTACGTCACCGACCTCCTGGGTGCCCAGATCAACGCGCCGACCCGGCAGGCCGCGATCAAGAGCGCGCTGATTCATCTGCTCGCCAGCGAAGACAACGTCGCGCAACCGGCGGCGTGATAGGCTCGTGTCCTGTAGGATGGGTGGAGCGGAGCGATACCCATCAATGCCGACGCGGAAGGTGATGGGTTTCGCTTCGCTCTACCCATCCTACGAGCCCACCGGCCCCGCGTCGGTCTTCCGCTCTCTGCGATAGCGCAGCGCATCGATCAGCAGCGAGAGAATGGACGACCGCTGATGGCGCGTCGGGTAAGGCAGGTGGTCGTCCGACAACGGCCCGCGCGTTATGTCCTGGTCGTCGTCGCAGAATTTCGGTGCGAAGGCGAGGAAGGCGCCGCCGAGATCCGAATGGTGGAATGGGTTTCGTGGTGGACGTCGCATCGGTCGTCAACCTTATGCAGGAGACGCGCGAGCTCGTTGCGATAGAGCCTCGCCCAGCTGACATTCAAGCTGGTGAGGAATTCGAGCTCGCGGCCTGTGAGTATCGACATGGGAAACGCCGGGATGCGGTAGCAGGAGACATCGGACCAATTACGCGAGGCCGTTACGTCTTCTGCATTCCGGCGAAGTGGCTGCTATAGGGCCGACATGTGACTGCGGAAGACAGGGCGATGCCGGAAACGGCGAGCGACAAGATAATGACCTGTGACGTCATGGGTAGACCTCCTCAACTAACCAACCAGACCTGCAACCGGCACGACGCCGATGCTGTCCGGAAACACGGTGCTTGCGAGCGCACGCTCGTCGACTCTCAGATGGTCGCGGAGCAGGCCCTTGAGCACGGCGCGCAGATCGGTGGTGGGTTTGAGATCGCGTTCCTCATGGAGCTGGGCTTGTTTCAGCCCCGGCCAGTCGGCGACCACGCGCCCGCCCCGCAAGGCGCCGCCGGCGAGAAACGCCACGGTGCCGGTGCCGTGATCGGTTCCGTTGGTGCCGTTGATGCGCGCGGTGCGTCCGAACTCGGTGATGACAGCGACTACCGTCTCGCGCCAGTCGTCGCCCATGTTCTTCTCGATCGCCGCAAGCGCGCCATCGAGCGCACCCAGTAGATTGGCGAGCTGACCGGAGGCCGCGCCCTCGTTGATGTGGGTGTCCCAGCCGATGAAGCCGACAGCCCCGACACGTGGGCCGTCGGGCTTGGCGAGAAAGCGAGCCGCGGTGCCGGCGGCCTCGGCAAAATAGGCCCGCACCCCGGCGATGCCGGGCGCTGAAAGCGCCGCGCCGTCGGCCATGGCGGCATCCGATAATCCGGTGGCGCCGAGCGCCGACAGACGCATCCTTGCCTCGAGCGCGACGGCCAGTTTCGGATCGGTATGTTTATAGAGATCGAGCAGCCGGGCCTGGGTGTCTTCGTTGGCCGGCAGCAATTTTTGCGGCACCCATGACAGCACCGGCGCGCGGCCACGGACCACCAGCGGGGTCACGGATCCGACGCCAAGGACGCGGCTGCCGCGCGGATCGACCCGGCCGTCCGACGCCAGCTCGGCCAGCGCGCGGTTGAGCCAGCCGGTGTCGACGGCGCCCGGCCGTGCGATGCCGCTTTCGAGAACGTCCTGGCCGTCGAAATGCGAGCGCTCGCGATAGGGCGTTGCGGTCGCGTGCACGATGGTTGCTTGCTGCGCCTGGTAGAGCCGGTGCAGGTTAGGCATCGCGGGATTGAGCGCGAAGAAACTGTCGAGCGGCAGCGCCGGCGGCTTGCCGTCGAGCACCAGCGCGCGGTCGCCGCGCAGGCCGATCCAGTCGGGATCGCCGACGGGGGCGACCGCACCGAGACCATCGAGCGCGCCCCGGAGCACGATGACGAGCATGCGCGGATCGCGGCCCTCGGCGCGCGCAAGCCGCGGCATCTGGCTCCACGCGAACAGGCTGCCGGCGCCGACCAGCGCCTCGCGGCGAGTTGGCAGATGACTTGGCAAATGACTTGGCAGATGGTGGCGAAAGGTCATGCTTCACCTCCTCTGGAATTCGGCCGACATGAACAACAGCACGAGCGCCTGCTGGCGGCTCTCGGCGCGGCCGACCGCCTGTTTCACCTCCGGCGACACCTGCGATCCGAGCACGGTCTCGATGACGTCCTGGGGATCGGTCCTGCCTGCGATGCGCTCGGCGAAATAATTGGCGACGTCGAGCCGCCGTCCCATGCCGTCGATCCAGGATGCTTCGTCGTCCGGGAAACCCTTGGGCGACGGCGGCCGCCACAACGGTTCGCCGAGCAGGACCTGTCCATCCGTGTACCGCACAGGGTCGGTCTGCGTGAGCCCGGTCGCGCGCACCATGCCGACCACCCACTCGCCGGGCCGCTTAAGTTTGGCCGGCGGCTCGCTCCACGCCTCGTCGGACGAGACCATCACCCTGGCGACCTGCTTGAGATCGCCGCCGGTATCGAGGAACGCCTTCGCGATCCGTTCCACCAGCGCAGGCGGCGGCGTATCGGCCACGAAATAGCGGGCCAGCTTGGTCGCCACATGCGAAGCTGTCGCAGGATTGGCGGCGAGATCGCGCAGCGCGGCACGTCCCTGCTCCACCGTTTCGTCCTCGTAGGATTTTCCCAGCACCTTCTGCGCGCCGGGCTCGTGTAGGCGGGGATTGAAGGTGAATTCGCCGCCGTGCTCGGGATTGTCGCCGGGCGGCACCAGGGTCCATCCGGTGAGAATGTTGGCGAAGCCGATCACGTCATCCTGGGCGTAGCCGCTACGCACGCCGAGCGTATGCAACTCGAGAATCTCGCGCGCGAGATTCTCGTTAAGGCCGCGGCTGCGATTGAGGCCAGCGGTCGAGTTCGCGCCCATCGAAACCGTCTGGTCGAGATAGAACAACATCGCCGGATGGCCCTCGGCCGCCAGCAACAGGTCGGTGAAGCGGCCAAGCATATGAGGGCGGATGGCCTCGCGCTCATAAGCGCCGGACATGCTGCGGATCTTGTCGGCCGAGACGCAGAAATGATTGGACCAGAACCAGACCAGTCGCTCGACAAACCCGATCTCGGCGCCGAGCGCGGCCGCGATACGAATCCGCGCCTCGTCGAGATAGATCTGCCGCCCTGGATCGGGGACAGCTTCGGCGGCGATCTTTGCTGCCATCTCGCCCGCACCTTGCCCCTGGCCCTGCGCGGCGCCTTCCATCATTGCGGACGCTTCCGCCATCTGCTGGCGTTTCGCGTCCTGTTCTTTCTTGGCGACGATTGCCTTGGCCTGCCGCTTCGCAAACGCGTCGGTCACCGCGCGATAGGCCTTGGCACTCGACGGAAGATTGGCGGCAGCGAGTTCGCTGATCGCGGGACGATCGAGTTCGGCGATCAGCGCGCCGCGCGGATCGGCCTCGATCGCCGCGATCGATCCCGGACGCGGCCCC
This window harbors:
- a CDS encoding OsmC family protein; protein product: MDAAELRAMQAPIKERYKSDPSAAVITLKAKGSIDNEGIACKVETGRALAVAGLHPATGGSGLELCSGDMLLEALVACAGVTLKSVATAVEVPLKSGNVIAEGDLDFRGTLGVDKEASVGFEEIRLRFEVGTDAPQDKLDLLLKLTERYCVVYQTIRNGPKISVSMKRV
- a CDS encoding DUF1501 domain-containing protein; the encoded protein is MTFRHHLPSHLPSHLPTRREALVGAGSLFAWSQMPRLARAEGRDPRMLVIVLRGALDGLGAVAPVGDPDWIGLRGDRALVLDGKPPALPLDSFFALNPAMPNLHRLYQAQQATIVHATATPYRERSHFDGQDVLESGIARPGAVDTGWLNRALAELASDGRVDPRGSRVLGVGSVTPLVVRGRAPVLSWVPQKLLPANEDTQARLLDLYKHTDPKLAVALEARMRLSALGATGLSDAAMADGAALSAPGIAGVRAYFAEAAGTAARFLAKPDGPRVGAVGFIGWDTHINEGAASGQLANLLGALDGALAAIEKNMGDDWRETVVAVITEFGRTARINGTNGTDHGTGTVAFLAGGALRGGRVVADWPGLKQAQLHEERDLKPTTDLRAVLKGLLRDHLRVDERALASTVFPDSIGVVPVAGLVG
- a CDS encoding [protein-PII] uridylyltransferase; translated protein: MDSIVIEAPSGEDERFDTARITAAVDALAEKHAGREDVFRSALAQLLKAEMIAARATAQGVLLRDRHGRRCAERLCFMQDEIIRILYSAATRHLYRSHVPSGAERMAVVATGGYGRGLMAPESDIDLLFILPYKQTAWGEQVAEAILYCLWDMGLKVGHATRSVDECIRQARGDMTIRTAILETRFLTGDQPLYDELVARFDKDVVQGTASEFVTAKLAEREERHRRAGQSRYLVEPNVKDGKGGLRDLHTLFWIAKYVYRVRETGELVERGVFDAQEYRTFRRCADFLWSVRCNLHFVSGRAEERLSFDMQREIAVRLGYTSHPGMQDVERFMKHYFLVAKDVGDLTAILCAKLEEEQAKPAPVLSRMVARLRPGTKRRRVPDSDDFIIDNNRINLAAPDVFKHDPVNLIRIFRLAQTNNLAFHPDAMRTVTRSLKQVNSQLRENPEANRLFMEILTSDNAETVLRRMNETGVLGHFIRAFGKIVSMMQFNMYHHYTVDEHLIRCIGHLQEIERGGNDEFTVASDLFRKIQPEHRAVIYITTLLHDVAKGRLEDHSIAGAKVARRLCPRLGFSTADTELVAWLIEEHLTMSTVAQSRDLSDRKTIENFAAVVQSVEQMKLLTILTTADIRGVGPGVWNGWKAQLLRTLYYETEPALTGGFSEVNRAQRIAVAQSEFRAAFNEWPEAELNAYIGRHYPAYWLKVELQRKIRQARFIRASEQAGHQLAINVGFDEARGVTELTILATDHPWLLSIIAGACASAGANIVDAQIYTTTDGRALDTIAISREYDRDEDEGRRATRIGEMIEQVLEGKLRLPEVVARKAANRGKVRAFVVEPEVTINNQWSDRYTVIEVSGLDRPGLLYQLTTAISKLNLNIASAHVATFGERARDVFYVTDLLGAQINAPTRQAAIKSALIHLLASEDNVAQPAA
- a CDS encoding DUF1800 domain-containing protein, with product MSRSAKAEAAMALHRFGLGPRPGSIAAIEADPRGALIAELDRPAISELAAANLPSSAKAYRAVTDAFAKRQAKAIVAKKEQDAKRQQMAEASAMMEGAAQGQGQGAGEMAAKIAAEAVPDPGRQIYLDEARIRIAAALGAEIGFVERLVWFWSNHFCVSADKIRSMSGAYEREAIRPHMLGRFTDLLLAAEGHPAMLFYLDQTVSMGANSTAGLNRSRGLNENLAREILELHTLGVRSGYAQDDVIGFANILTGWTLVPPGDNPEHGGEFTFNPRLHEPGAQKVLGKSYEDETVEQGRAALRDLAANPATASHVATKLARYFVADTPPPALVERIAKAFLDTGGDLKQVARVMVSSDEAWSEPPAKLKRPGEWVVGMVRATGLTQTDPVRYTDGQVLLGEPLWRPPSPKGFPDDEASWIDGMGRRLDVANYFAERIAGRTDPQDVIETVLGSQVSPEVKQAVGRAESRQQALVLLFMSAEFQRR